The following are from one region of the Clostridia bacterium genome:
- a CDS encoding MerR family transcriptional regulator, with amino-acid sequence MSDEKYTITQAASITGYEPHVIRYYEKEFNLDIPRNKSNHRYFTNKEIEKLNEIKKLQNRGFSNTQIKLILDSPKTILGIQDELSKTKSDKRSAITDGSLEKIKDDINKSIKKQLDLYNQQQQELLYSLVGQCKDLLEEIKVSINKDDDILLAENMKLKMKIKQKSYEVLELREQLQRERNKNNSVLNKIFGK; translated from the coding sequence ATGTCTGATGAAAAGTACACTATAACTCAAGCTGCTTCCATTACCGGTTATGAGCCGCATGTTATAAGGTATTATGAAAAAGAGTTCAATCTGGATATCCCGAGGAATAAGTCGAATCATAGATATTTTACAAACAAGGAAATTGAAAAATTAAATGAGATTAAAAAATTGCAAAACAGGGGTTTCAGCAATACCCAGATTAAGTTGATATTGGATTCTCCTAAAACCATATTAGGCATTCAGGATGAACTATCAAAAACTAAATCTGATAAAAGATCAGCTATAACAGATGGCTCACTTGAAAAGATAAAAGACGATATAAATAAGAGCATAAAAAAACAATTGGATTTATACAACCAGCAGCAACAAGAGTTATTGTATTCTTTAGTTGGACAATGCAAAGATCTGCTAGAAGAGATCAAGGTTTCAATAAACAAAGATGATGATATTCTATTAGCCGAAAATATGAAATTAAAAATGAAAATAAAACAAAAATCTTACGAGGTTTTAGAATTGAGGGAGCAGTTGCAAAGGGAGAGAAATAAAAACAATTCTGTTTTAAATAAAATATTTGGAAAATAA